The following nucleotide sequence is from candidate division KSB1 bacterium.
GATGTCGCCAACTAAAAACCGAACTTCCATTGTTTCCAACCCTCCTCCGTTGAATGTGTTGAAAAAAACAGAACGACCCGTTTCTCCTGCCGCGGGGATGGCAAGCAAAGAACGTCAATTTGCCACGGAACTTTAGAGAAGCTACTAACCTGAAAATTGCACCCGCACCCCGCCGTCAAGAGAAAACCGATTGTTAGCGCAATCTGCTGACGACCGGAATAGCCTGATCAAGACTACCAGTCAGGACACATTGATTCCACGCTAATCAACCATTTACTGACTTCATTTGCCCGTCAATGATTCGTAAATCGTGTCTCATCGGTCGAGTTCATAAAGGTCAGTAAACCGGAAATCCTCTTCCCTTACTTTTTCGTGGTTTCTTTAGCCTCACTCTGCTTTTTGATATGCGCCAATATCCCGTCCCACTCTTTCTTGAATTCATCAAGCGGGACATTAGCACCATTCAAGACAGTGCTCCAGTGACGCGTATTTGCTGCGCTTGCAACGGCCTCTTGAATCTCTGCATCGGTGGCGCCGAGCATTTTTGCCATCGTGGTATGTGCATAGACACAATAAGTGCATGGAATCTGTGACGCGACTCCGAGCGAGATGAGTTCGGAATATTTCGCTGGAATGGCTGCATCCGGACTTTGCGTAGCTTTAAACCATTCCCATGCGCCGGCACGCAAATGATCTGGCAAAACCTTCATCATTACTGGAACTGTTCCGAAGGCAGCCTCCATTTCAGCCTCAGCCTTTTTAGTTG
It contains:
- a CDS encoding carboxymuconolactone decarboxylase family protein, producing the protein MRLTTSVMAICIAVFVLSSPLLAQESQTDATKKAEAEMEAAFGTVPVMMKVLPDHLRAGAWEWFKATQSPDAAIPAKYSELISLGVASQIPCTYCVYAHTTMAKMLGATDAEIQEAVASAANTRHWSTVLNGANVPLDEFKKEWDGILAHIKKQSEAKETTKK